A genome region from Streptomyces sp. S4.7 includes the following:
- a CDS encoding MerR family transcriptional regulator, with the protein MSDQEEAREEPREYRMKELADAAGITVRTVRFYRERGLIPPPRREGRIAWYDAHHLARLRTIAALLERGHTLNGIADLATAFESGRDVGEVLGLGEPTEETPVRLTPEALADHFEGEVTAENLATALELGYLATDGDDLVHISRRLLDVSAALVREGVPLAAVFDAARQVRTHADALAELFATTLQTHAGATDPRTLRPLAKSVVDAELSMALDRHLRKG; encoded by the coding sequence ATGTCCGACCAGGAGGAAGCCCGCGAGGAGCCCCGCGAGTACCGCATGAAGGAGCTGGCCGACGCGGCCGGCATCACGGTGCGCACGGTGCGCTTCTACCGCGAACGCGGCCTCATCCCGCCGCCCCGCAGGGAGGGCCGCATCGCCTGGTACGACGCCCACCACCTGGCCAGACTGCGTACGATCGCCGCCCTGCTGGAACGCGGCCACACCCTCAACGGCATCGCCGACCTCGCCACCGCCTTCGAGAGCGGACGCGACGTGGGCGAGGTCCTCGGCCTCGGCGAACCGACCGAGGAGACACCGGTCCGCCTCACCCCCGAGGCCCTGGCCGACCACTTCGAGGGCGAGGTCACGGCGGAGAACCTGGCCACCGCGCTCGAACTCGGCTATCTCGCCACCGACGGCGACGACCTCGTCCACATCAGCCGCCGTCTGCTGGACGTCTCCGCCGCCCTGGTCCGCGAGGGCGTCCCCCTGGCGGCGGTCTTCGACGCGGCCCGCCAGGTCCGGACCCACGCGGACGCGCTGGCCGAACTCTTCGCGACCACGCTCCAGACCCACGCGGGCGCGACGGACCCGCGGACACTGCGCCCCCTCGCCAAGAGCGTGGTGGACGCGGAACTCTCGATGGCCCTGGACCGCCACCTGCGGAAGGGCTGA
- a CDS encoding exodeoxyribonuclease III, which yields MLTVTSVNVNGLRAAAKKGFVEWLAGTGADVVCLQEVRAEEDQLTEAVRKPEGWHTVFAPAADKGRAGVALYSRREPERVRIGFGSAEFDTSGRYVEIDLPGVTVASLYLPSGDVGTERQDQKVRFMDEFLQYLVGLKERAAADGREVLVCGDWNIAHQEADLKNWKGNRKESGFLPEERAWLTRVFDEAAYVDVVRALHPDETGPYTWWSYRGRAFDNDTGWRIDYHVATAGLAGRAVKAWVERAATHAERWSDHAPVSVAYEQG from the coding sequence ATGCTCACTGTGACATCCGTGAATGTGAACGGGCTCCGGGCCGCCGCGAAGAAGGGCTTCGTCGAGTGGCTGGCCGGGACCGGTGCCGATGTGGTCTGCCTCCAGGAGGTGCGCGCCGAGGAGGATCAGCTCACCGAGGCGGTGCGGAAGCCCGAGGGGTGGCACACGGTGTTCGCGCCGGCGGCCGACAAGGGCCGGGCGGGCGTCGCGCTCTACTCGCGGCGGGAGCCGGAGCGGGTGCGGATCGGCTTCGGGAGCGCGGAGTTCGACACCAGCGGGCGGTACGTCGAGATCGATCTGCCCGGTGTGACGGTGGCGAGCCTGTATCTGCCGTCGGGTGACGTGGGCACGGAGCGCCAGGACCAGAAGGTCCGGTTCATGGACGAGTTCCTCCAGTACCTCGTCGGCCTCAAGGAGCGCGCGGCGGCCGACGGGCGGGAGGTGCTGGTCTGCGGCGACTGGAACATCGCGCACCAGGAGGCCGACCTCAAGAACTGGAAGGGCAACCGCAAGGAGTCGGGCTTCCTGCCCGAGGAGCGCGCGTGGCTGACGCGGGTCTTCGACGAGGCGGCGTACGTGGACGTGGTCCGCGCCCTGCACCCGGACGAGACCGGGCCGTACACCTGGTGGTCCTACCGGGGGCGTGCCTTCGACAACGACACGGGCTGGCGCATCGACTACCACGTGGCGACGGCGGGGCTGGCCGGGCGCGCGGTGAAGGCGTGGGTGGAGCGGGCGGCGACCCACGCGGAGCGCTGGAGCGACCACGCGCCGGTCAGCGTCGCCTACGAGCAGGGGTAA
- a CDS encoding GNAT family N-acetyltransferase: protein MQIRQVPADHPDAVKLDAEVQLEYAARYESEGDATVLHPRMFDPPQGLYLLAYDADDRPVATGGWRSQEANDEGYSDGDAEIKRMYVTVEARGLGLARRILARLEEDARAAGRTRMVLETGTKQPEAIALYRSSGYTDCSKFGHYRHDPLSICLAKPLG, encoded by the coding sequence ATCCAGATACGTCAGGTCCCCGCCGACCACCCCGACGCCGTGAAGCTCGACGCCGAGGTCCAACTCGAATACGCGGCGCGTTACGAGAGCGAGGGTGACGCCACCGTGCTCCACCCCCGGATGTTCGACCCGCCCCAGGGGCTCTACCTCCTCGCCTACGACGCCGACGACCGCCCGGTCGCCACCGGCGGCTGGCGGTCGCAGGAGGCCAATGACGAGGGCTACTCGGACGGCGACGCCGAGATCAAGCGGATGTACGTGACGGTGGAGGCGCGCGGCCTCGGGCTGGCCCGCCGTATCCTCGCGCGGCTGGAGGAGGACGCCCGCGCGGCGGGCCGTACCCGCATGGTGCTGGAGACGGGCACCAAGCAGCCGGAGGCGATCGCCCTCTACCGGTCCAGCGGCTACACGGACTGCTCGAAGTTCGGCCACTACCGGCACGACCCGCTCAGCATCTGCCTGGCGAAGCCGCTGGGCTGA
- a CDS encoding rodlin, which yields MKKLWATAAVAATMVGGLAATASPALALGNDTGTTSLSGNGAEQEFGNSETHGDMSPQLSLVQGTLNKPCIGLPVKANVGSLVGAIPIAVQDVNVLSSPQNQQCVENSTQAKGDEPLSHILEDIPVLSANGVNNG from the coding sequence ATGAAGAAGCTGTGGGCAACGGCCGCGGTAGCCGCCACGATGGTCGGCGGTCTCGCCGCCACCGCGTCGCCGGCGCTGGCACTCGGCAACGACACGGGTACGACGTCGCTCAGTGGTAACGGAGCCGAGCAGGAGTTCGGCAACTCGGAGACCCACGGGGACATGAGCCCGCAGCTCAGCCTTGTGCAGGGCACGCTCAACAAGCCCTGCATCGGTCTGCCCGTCAAGGCCAACGTCGGTTCGCTCGTGGGCGCCATCCCGATCGCGGTCCAGGACGTCAATGTCCTGTCCTCCCCGCAGAACCAGCAGTGTGTCGAGAACTCGACGCAGGCGAAGGGCGACGAGCCCCTCTCGCACATCCTGGAGGACATTCCGGTCCTCTCGGCGAACGGCGTCAACAACGGCTGA
- a CDS encoding rodlin yields the protein MIKKVMASAAIAASVVGMSAMAAPSASAVGNDTGTTSLSGNGATQSYGNSATYGNMSPQMALIQGSLNKPCIGLPAKVNAGSLLGVVPIAVQDVNVLSSPQNQQCVENSTQAKGDEPLSHLLNDIPILSANGAGNG from the coding sequence GTGATCAAGAAGGTTATGGCCTCCGCGGCCATCGCTGCTTCCGTTGTCGGCATGTCGGCCATGGCCGCGCCGTCCGCTTCCGCCGTCGGCAACGACACCGGCACCACGTCGCTCAGCGGCAACGGTGCCACGCAGTCGTACGGCAACTCCGCGACGTACGGGAACATGAGCCCGCAGATGGCGCTCATCCAGGGCTCGCTGAACAAGCCTTGCATCGGCCTCCCTGCCAAGGTCAACGCCGGTTCCCTGCTGGGCGTCGTGCCGATCGCGGTCCAGGACGTCAACGTCCTGTCCTCTCCGCAGAACCAGCAGTGTGTCGAGAACTCGACGCAGGCGAAGGGCGACGAGCCGCTGTCGCACCTGCTGAACGACATCCCGATCCTGTCCGCCAACGGTGCGGGCAACGGCTGA
- a CDS encoding rodlin, with protein MIKKILAAAAVSASVVGVSAAAAAPALAVGNDTGTTSLSGNGAKQAFGNSATKGDMSPQLSLVQGTLNKLCVGLPAKANVGSLVGVLVPVAVQDINVLSSPQNQQCAENSTQAKGDEPLSHILEDIPVLSANGVNNG; from the coding sequence GTGATCAAGAAGATTCTGGCGGCCGCGGCGGTCAGCGCCTCCGTGGTCGGCGTCTCCGCCGCGGCGGCGGCGCCCGCCCTCGCTGTCGGCAACGACACCGGCACCACGTCACTCAGCGGCAACGGCGCCAAGCAGGCCTTCGGCAACTCCGCGACCAAGGGCGACATGAGCCCGCAGCTCAGCCTCGTGCAGGGCACGCTCAACAAGCTCTGCGTCGGCCTGCCGGCCAAGGCCAACGTCGGCTCCCTCGTCGGCGTTCTGGTGCCGGTCGCGGTCCAGGACATCAACGTCCTGTCCTCCCCGCAGAACCAGCAGTGCGCCGAGAACTCGACGCAGGCGAAGGGCGACGAGCCCCTCTCGCACATCCTGGAGGACATTCCGGTCCTCTCGGCGAACGGCGTCAACAACGGCTGA
- a CDS encoding chaplin, whose product MNGKRAATIVAGVLLSVGAAAPAMADAGAEGAAVGSPGVLSGNVVQVPVHVPVNLCGNSINVIGLLNPAFGNTCVNA is encoded by the coding sequence ATGAATGGCAAAAGGGCAGCCACGATCGTCGCGGGCGTTCTCCTGTCGGTCGGTGCCGCGGCGCCGGCGATGGCCGACGCGGGCGCCGAAGGTGCCGCCGTGGGCTCCCCGGGCGTCCTGTCCGGCAATGTCGTCCAGGTCCCCGTGCACGTTCCCGTCAACCTGTGCGGCAACAGCATCAACGTGATCGGTCTGCTGAACCCCGCCTTCGGCAACACCTGCGTCAACGCCTGA
- a CDS encoding chaplin family protein encodes MRELIGKGLLTAAAASSVLTMSGGYAQATDSGATAAGSPGLLSGNSVQAPVEIPVNVCGNTVNPVGAGNPAFGNGCGNSSGAHAAPKPGHQAPAKQHGTRTEPAAHAAPAQGPHSGPARGGHDSQAGSTHGANPHGHGGGSPKEQAHHASPAAHAGHSGSSASGAALNSPGLLSGNLVQAPLAVPLNICGNSVDLVGVLNPAFGNSCANGVESTPEAPVLPPAPHDPTDPRDPSKPPGDRNVEPPNAPGPHGLPEQPRAVQEAGAFDQLAQTGADTNLLAGAAISAGLLIGGGILYRRNRPGARV; translated from the coding sequence ATGCGAGAACTCATCGGCAAGGGACTGCTCACCGCCGCGGCGGCGTCGAGCGTGCTGACCATGAGCGGTGGGTACGCCCAGGCCACCGACAGCGGCGCCACCGCCGCCGGGTCCCCGGGGCTGCTGTCGGGCAACAGCGTCCAGGCGCCCGTCGAGATCCCGGTCAACGTGTGCGGAAACACGGTGAATCCCGTCGGTGCGGGCAACCCCGCCTTCGGCAACGGCTGCGGCAACTCCTCCGGTGCGCACGCGGCGCCCAAGCCCGGTCACCAGGCTCCCGCCAAGCAGCACGGCACACGCACCGAGCCCGCGGCCCACGCCGCGCCGGCCCAGGGCCCGCACTCGGGACCGGCCCGCGGCGGCCACGACAGCCAGGCCGGCTCGACGCACGGCGCCAACCCCCACGGGCACGGCGGCGGTTCGCCCAAGGAGCAGGCCCACCACGCGAGCCCCGCCGCCCACGCCGGCCACAGTGGGTCGTCGGCCTCCGGAGCGGCGCTCAACTCCCCGGGTCTGCTGTCCGGGAACCTCGTCCAGGCCCCGCTCGCCGTTCCGCTGAACATCTGCGGCAACAGCGTGGACCTGGTCGGCGTACTGAACCCGGCCTTCGGCAACTCCTGCGCCAACGGCGTCGAGAGCACCCCGGAGGCCCCGGTGCTCCCGCCGGCCCCGCACGACCCGACCGACCCGCGCGACCCGTCGAAGCCGCCCGGGGACCGCAACGTCGAGCCCCCGAACGCGCCCGGCCCCCACGGGCTCCCGGAGCAGCCGCGGGCCGTCCAGGAGGCGGGCGCCTTCGACCAGTTGGCCCAGACCGGCGCGGACACGAACCTGCTCGCCGGCGCGGCGATCAGTGCCGGGCTGCTGATCGGGGGCGGCATCCTCTACCGCCGCAACCGCCCCGGGGCGCGCGTCTAG
- a CDS encoding FAD-dependent oxidoreductase: MQELVVVGAGPYGLSIASHAAAAGLQPRVFGRPMAAWRDGMPPGMLLKSEPWASNLSDPKRAFGLAAYATTKGVQVRHGVPLPVGFFASYGLWFAANAAPPVEERTVTAVRPRAGGGFEVTVDDGDAAGDGETFLARTVVLAVGVRPFADVPGPLRALPPERVSHSVDHADLTRFRGMDVTVVGAGQAALETATLLAEQGTSVRVVARSHDLNWNTLPPPLRRPFGEAARAPHTGLGCGWRNWLYARTPGLFHRLPTSTRARVFTSALGPAGAWWLRERFEPAVEVRLGESVAAAAPAGGRVRLDLVSTRGSVDSVTTDHVIAATGFTPRLDRLGLLDERLRRRLRTVGASAAPDTDTVFETSHPGLFVTGLLSAPSFGPSMRFVFGTTYTAGRVVRGVRRRLGTGPRDTRPGELREILPAGAAPANWLERF; the protein is encoded by the coding sequence ATGCAGGAATTGGTAGTTGTGGGTGCGGGCCCGTACGGGCTGTCCATCGCCTCGCACGCGGCGGCGGCCGGTCTCCAGCCACGCGTGTTCGGCAGGCCGATGGCGGCCTGGCGGGACGGGATGCCTCCGGGCATGCTCCTGAAGTCGGAGCCGTGGGCGTCGAACCTGTCCGACCCGAAGCGCGCCTTCGGGCTGGCCGCCTACGCGACCACCAAGGGGGTCCAGGTCCGGCACGGTGTCCCGCTTCCGGTCGGCTTCTTCGCCTCGTACGGCCTCTGGTTCGCCGCCAACGCCGCGCCCCCGGTGGAGGAACGGACCGTCACCGCCGTACGGCCCCGGGCCGGCGGCGGGTTCGAGGTCACCGTCGACGACGGCGATGCCGCGGGCGACGGCGAGACCTTCCTCGCCCGTACGGTGGTGCTCGCCGTCGGCGTCCGGCCCTTCGCCGATGTCCCCGGCCCGCTCCGCGCCCTGCCGCCCGAGCGGGTGTCGCACAGCGTCGACCACGCGGACCTGACGCGCTTCAGGGGCATGGACGTGACGGTCGTCGGTGCGGGCCAGGCCGCGCTGGAGACCGCGACACTCCTCGCGGAACAGGGGACCTCCGTACGTGTGGTCGCCCGGTCCCACGACCTGAACTGGAACACCCTCCCGCCGCCCCTGCGTCGTCCCTTCGGCGAGGCCGCCCGCGCCCCGCACACGGGGCTTGGCTGCGGCTGGCGGAACTGGCTCTACGCGCGGACCCCCGGCCTCTTCCACCGGCTGCCCACCTCGACGCGGGCCCGCGTCTTCACCTCGGCGCTCGGCCCGGCCGGCGCCTGGTGGCTGCGCGAGCGGTTCGAACCCGCGGTCGAGGTCCGGCTCGGCGAGAGCGTCGCCGCCGCCGCCCCGGCCGGGGGCCGCGTACGGCTCGACCTGGTCTCCACCCGCGGATCCGTGGACTCGGTCACGACCGACCATGTCATCGCCGCCACCGGCTTCACCCCGCGCCTGGACCGGCTCGGACTGCTCGACGAGCGGCTGCGCCGCAGGCTGCGCACCGTGGGCGCGAGCGCCGCCCCCGACACGGACACCGTCTTCGAGACCTCGCACCCGGGTCTGTTCGTGACAGGACTGCTGAGCGCGCCGTCGTTCGGGCCGTCCATGCGCTTCGTGTTCGGCACGACGTACACGGCGGGCCGGGTGGTACGCGGGGTGCGGCGCCGACTGGGAACGGGGCCCCGGGATACGCGGCCGGGAGAACTCCGGGAGATTCTCCCGGCCGGAGCGGCGCCGGCGAACTGGCTGGAGAGGTTCTGA
- a CDS encoding ATP-grasp domain-containing protein: protein MVSFDSAVPAVLVRLDRNPFHHGTLGAVRSLGRAGITVHAVIESLRSPVAGSRYLHSAHPRPDRASDDWAGPRTNRTEDERLHELLLRISDRLGAPAVLVPLDDLSAISAARLRPRLAGRYLLPEQPPGLPERVADKAELAAICGALGLPHPRTVVPDDAGDAARSASALGPPVVAKWSRPWLLPEGSGLRSTVVVRSPREARKLFARGAESGSRLLLQRRLPPGRDLDWFFHGYRGRDGTLLMGATGRKERSWPVGAGLTAVGRWLPNPAVERLGREVTAALGYRGIVDLDFRLDPDTGAYHLLDFNPRPGAQFRLFTDASGTDVVRALHLDLTGRPVPPQVPAYGRTFVVENYALLSLLSPLATAGRRGRSRGREADRGVRAGGTETAWFARDDPRPAYAMTAAWLRRAARGRGSRPSSPPEKSENRESGELLCRNW from the coding sequence GTGGTGAGCTTTGACAGCGCCGTCCCCGCCGTCCTCGTGCGGCTCGACCGGAATCCGTTCCACCACGGGACCCTCGGCGCCGTCAGATCCCTCGGCCGGGCCGGGATCACGGTGCACGCGGTGATCGAGTCGCTCCGGAGCCCGGTCGCCGGATCCCGGTATCTGCACAGCGCGCATCCGCGACCTGACCGGGCCTCAGATGATTGGGCCGGCCCTCGGACGAACCGGACCGAGGACGAGCGACTGCACGAACTGCTGCTGCGGATCTCGGATCGGCTCGGCGCCCCCGCCGTCCTCGTCCCGCTCGACGATCTGAGCGCGATCTCGGCCGCCCGGCTGCGCCCCCGGCTGGCCGGCCGCTATCTCCTGCCCGAACAGCCGCCGGGGCTGCCGGAGCGGGTCGCGGACAAGGCGGAGCTGGCCGCCATCTGCGGCGCGCTCGGCCTGCCGCATCCCCGCACGGTCGTCCCCGACGACGCCGGGGATGCCGCGCGGTCGGCGTCGGCGCTCGGGCCGCCGGTGGTCGCCAAGTGGAGCCGGCCCTGGCTGCTGCCCGAGGGATCCGGGCTGCGCAGCACCGTCGTGGTCCGCTCGCCCCGGGAGGCCCGAAAACTGTTCGCACGCGGTGCGGAGTCGGGGAGCCGGCTGCTGCTCCAGCGGCGGCTGCCGCCGGGCCGTGACCTCGACTGGTTCTTCCACGGCTACCGCGGTCGTGACGGCACCCTTCTGATGGGCGCGACGGGACGCAAGGAACGGTCGTGGCCGGTCGGGGCGGGGCTGACGGCGGTCGGCCGATGGCTGCCCAACCCCGCCGTGGAGCGGCTCGGGCGCGAGGTGACCGCCGCGCTCGGCTACCGGGGCATCGTCGATCTGGACTTCCGGCTCGACCCCGACACCGGCGCGTACCACCTGCTCGATTTCAACCCGCGGCCCGGAGCCCAGTTCCGTCTCTTCACCGACGCGTCGGGGACGGACGTCGTGCGGGCGCTGCATCTGGACCTCACCGGGCGCCCCGTCCCACCGCAGGTCCCCGCCTACGGACGGACTTTCGTGGTCGAGAACTACGCGCTGCTGTCCCTGCTCTCCCCGCTCGCCACGGCCGGACGCCGGGGCCGGTCGAGGGGGCGTGAGGCGGACCGTGGGGTCCGGGCGGGGGGCACGGAGACGGCGTGGTTCGCGCGAGACGACCCGCGCCCCGCGTACGCCATGACCGCGGCCTGGCTCCGGCGCGCGGCGCGTGGCCGCGGCAGCCGCCCCAGCAGTCCCCCCGAGAAGTCAGAGAACCGAGAGAGCGGTGAACTCCTATGCAGGAATTGGTAG
- a CDS encoding glycosyl hydrolase: MSYRRRRLISTCLGVITAGLLVSGSVLPMATDAAGPDTSGAPAPPEVKSTAVGAYLNYGPEGIRRMTEMQKWLGGTELRVGHTYLPGDVWSNIEGSPSFLRDWADWKKADADRMFVLNVPMLERTEGRVPDLLVRRELRRGARGDYDRHFKVLAERLVSLGVPDTVLVLGWEMNGTTYTHRCGPDPTAWKAYWKRIVGAMRAVPGQEFRFDFAPNRGRDTIAWTECYPGDDVVDIMGMDSYDQPPGGTFDEQVNEPFGLRKHVEFAAEHGKVISYPEWGLFRNGDNPTYMRGMLKWFEQHRPLYQTLTDYCPHGVWQCGTNPQASKVFRATLYGLRPEPGTGTPTVPVPSTPAKPGTPLNCNQLTPSSWIEALLGEKVCLRVGSWERWLS; this comes from the coding sequence ATGTCCTATCGGCGCCGACGGCTGATCAGCACCTGTCTGGGTGTCATCACGGCCGGCCTCCTTGTTTCAGGTTCCGTGCTGCCGATGGCGACCGACGCCGCCGGTCCCGATACTTCCGGCGCTCCCGCACCACCGGAAGTCAAATCAACGGCGGTCGGCGCATACCTCAATTACGGCCCCGAGGGCATCCGCCGCATGACCGAGATGCAGAAGTGGCTCGGCGGTACGGAACTGCGGGTCGGGCACACCTACCTCCCCGGCGACGTGTGGTCCAACATCGAGGGCAGCCCGAGCTTCCTGCGCGACTGGGCCGACTGGAAGAAGGCCGACGCCGACCGCATGTTCGTGCTCAACGTCCCCATGCTCGAACGCACCGAGGGCCGGGTCCCCGACCTGCTCGTACGCAGAGAGCTTCGCCGGGGCGCACGGGGCGACTACGACCGGCACTTCAAGGTGCTGGCCGAGCGCCTCGTCTCGCTCGGCGTGCCGGACACCGTCCTCGTACTCGGCTGGGAGATGAACGGCACGACGTACACGCACCGCTGCGGCCCCGACCCGACGGCGTGGAAGGCGTACTGGAAGCGGATCGTCGGCGCCATGCGCGCGGTGCCCGGCCAAGAATTCCGTTTCGATTTCGCTCCGAACCGCGGAAGGGACACCATCGCCTGGACCGAGTGCTATCCGGGCGACGACGTCGTGGACATCATGGGAATGGACTCCTACGACCAGCCGCCGGGAGGGACGTTCGACGAGCAGGTGAATGAGCCTTTCGGACTCCGTAAGCACGTGGAGTTCGCCGCTGAACATGGAAAGGTTATCTCCTATCCGGAGTGGGGCCTCTTCCGCAACGGCGACAATCCCACGTATATGCGGGGCATGCTCAAGTGGTTCGAACAGCACCGGCCGCTTTATCAGACGCTCACGGACTACTGCCCGCACGGCGTGTGGCAGTGCGGTACGAATCCGCAGGCGTCGAAGGTGTTCCGTGCCACGCTGTACGGGCTGAGGCCGGAGCCCGGCACGGGCACTCCCACAGTGCCCGTGCCCAGCACTCCGGCGAAGCCGGGAACACCCCTGAACTGCAACCAGCTGACGCCCAGTTCGTGGATCGAGGCCCTGCTCGGCGAGAAGGTCTGTCTCCGGGTCGGCAGCTGGGAGCGCTGGCTGTCCTGA
- a CDS encoding GNAT family N-acetyltransferase produces the protein MATEQTTRNEGPVRRIFVRARTAPATPVRRGTLTPLTSEICRDPDRFGALAAEWTALHRRSGPATPFQSHAWLHSWWLSYGTPGRLRVVLVRRGGTLVAAAPLMLTHRPVPVLVQLGGGISDFSDVLLDDDCVDSAAPALAKALAVAARGAVIDLREVRPEAAAERVYECWDGPRDRLPDSSCLELPAVPMDELLGRLSSSRAQRARAKLRKIDSLGIEARVVPADEIPTAVERLLHLHRLQWQGRGVTTEHLSARFSAHLTRSVRSMVEHGDAMVTEFLLAGEVVAADLTLMSPRLGGGYLYGADPMLRDRKVDVATMLLRESARRISADGRPTLSMLRGNEPYKHHWRPETVGNRRLLMARGLLAPSLRLVATQAAARDRAAVLVNERLPAMKAGLAKRTRRGEGKG, from the coding sequence ATGGCGACCGAACAGACCACCCGGAACGAAGGACCCGTCCGGCGGATCTTCGTGCGCGCGCGCACGGCCCCGGCCACACCCGTCCGCAGAGGCACCCTCACACCACTGACCTCGGAGATCTGCCGGGATCCCGACCGGTTCGGCGCGCTCGCGGCCGAATGGACCGCGCTGCACCGCCGCTCCGGCCCGGCCACCCCGTTCCAGAGCCACGCCTGGCTGCACTCCTGGTGGCTGTCGTACGGTACCCCCGGCCGGCTCCGCGTCGTCCTCGTACGCCGCGGCGGCACCCTCGTCGCCGCGGCCCCGCTGATGCTGACGCACCGGCCGGTCCCCGTCCTGGTCCAGCTCGGCGGCGGAATCTCCGACTTCTCCGACGTCCTGCTCGACGACGACTGCGTCGACAGCGCGGCCCCGGCGCTCGCCAAGGCCCTGGCCGTCGCCGCGCGCGGCGCCGTCATCGACCTGCGGGAGGTACGGCCCGAAGCCGCCGCCGAACGCGTCTACGAGTGCTGGGACGGCCCGCGCGACCGGCTGCCGGACTCGTCCTGTCTGGAACTGCCCGCCGTCCCCATGGACGAACTGCTCGGCCGTCTCTCGTCGTCGCGCGCCCAGCGCGCCAGGGCCAAACTCCGCAAGATCGACTCGCTCGGCATCGAGGCGCGCGTGGTGCCCGCGGACGAGATCCCGACCGCCGTCGAACGCCTCCTGCATCTGCACCGGCTCCAGTGGCAGGGACGCGGCGTCACCACCGAACACCTCAGCGCCCGCTTCTCGGCGCATCTGACCCGCTCCGTGCGGTCCATGGTCGAGCACGGCGACGCGATGGTCACCGAATTCCTGCTCGCGGGCGAAGTGGTCGCCGCCGACCTCACCCTGATGTCCCCGCGGCTCGGAGGCGGCTATCTGTACGGCGCCGACCCGATGCTGCGCGACCGGAAGGTCGACGTCGCCACGATGCTGCTGCGCGAGAGCGCCCGGCGGATCAGCGCAGACGGACGCCCGACGCTGAGCATGCTGCGCGGCAACGAGCCGTACAAGCACCACTGGCGTCCGGAGACGGTCGGCAACCGGCGACTGCTGATGGCGCGCGGCCTGCTGGCCCCCTCGCTGCGGCTGGTCGCCACCCAGGCCGCCGCGCGCGACCGGGCGGCCGTCCTGGTCAACGAGCGGCTGCCGGCGATGAAGGCGGGCCTGGCGAAGCGGACCCGCCGCGGCGAGGGCAAGGGCTGA
- a CDS encoding lipopolysaccharide biosynthesis protein, with the protein MTDNENGRRRAGSWPGRVLARIRALPVWWIVPVGVLIGALAGGGYGMLRTPQYSATSYVLVVPTDKTDPASALGFAQAYGRVASQVAAVGDAQVWAGVSSKVLKENVTTVTSPDAPMISVTATSSGAQAAVSMADGVARSLVLNGTQMQGSTNVRVVQFSRAVKPTSPASPSVPLAALVGAAAGGLLGGLGVLVRPKRRREEAHATVPGPSTASVPQTESV; encoded by the coding sequence ATGACCGACAACGAGAACGGCCGACGGCGCGCGGGCAGTTGGCCCGGCCGCGTCCTGGCGAGGATCAGGGCACTGCCCGTCTGGTGGATCGTGCCGGTCGGCGTCCTGATCGGGGCGCTCGCGGGCGGCGGGTACGGGATGCTGCGCACCCCGCAGTACTCCGCCACCAGCTACGTGCTCGTCGTACCGACCGACAAGACCGACCCCGCCTCGGCGCTGGGCTTCGCGCAGGCGTACGGGCGGGTCGCCTCGCAGGTCGCCGCCGTCGGCGACGCCCAGGTGTGGGCCGGGGTCTCCTCCAAGGTCCTGAAGGAGAACGTCACCACTGTCACCTCGCCCGACGCCCCGATGATCTCGGTGACGGCCACGTCCAGCGGCGCCCAGGCGGCCGTCAGCATGGCCGACGGCGTCGCGCGCTCGCTGGTGCTCAACGGCACCCAGATGCAGGGCAGTACGAACGTACGGGTGGTCCAGTTCTCCCGCGCGGTCAAGCCCACCAGCCCCGCCTCCCCGTCCGTGCCGCTGGCCGCGCTCGTCGGCGCCGCCGCGGGCGGACTGCTCGGCGGACTCGGGGTGCTGGTCCGCCCCAAGCGCCGGCGCGAAGAGGCGCACGCGACGGTCCCCGGCCCATCGACGGCATCCGTGCCGCAGACGGAGAGTGTGTGA